The Raphanus sativus cultivar WK10039 chromosome 2, ASM80110v3, whole genome shotgun sequence DNA segment CACAAACAAAATCTCTAAAATCTAAGTCTTGTTAAAACTAAACACAAATTGAGTTTCTGGGGAAAACTATAGGGAGGAGTGTGCTTGGCATTTGCTGATGAGGTTCTTTGCTGGCTATACGGCACTGTTAAAGAGAGTGAGTCCTTTTTCATTTCTGTCTCCACATTGAAACAATGGAAGACcaatacctttttttttgtttttcttttttcagacGAAGATTACACACTACAGTTCGTGCACCCATTCATGAGGCTAGAGCTTCTTCAAGCTCAGTCATGTCCTGAGGCCATCACTAATCATGTTCACCTTCTTCAACATCCTTCATCACCCCCACTCCCACCTCAGTAACTCTTTTAATGTAATCTTTTTAGTACTTTAGTATAttccaaaatcaaattttcttttatacaaagttttagattttggattatTTCATGTAACTTATATATTACCCATCACatacaatgaaaaaaaaaatcagaatttttcatttttggatTAAATCTGTTCTTCCACCAATGAGAAATGAATCTAACCTGGGCCGAGCGAGCCTGTTTAACTCGATCCAAACCTTGCCACGTGTACCGAAAACTTTCCCGTTTTACCCTTCCCTcttcttttattcttttcttatctaaaaaaaaattctccgaacaagaacaaaaaaaggaaagatcTGCGTATGTATGTATATACCATACCACCAGGCAGGAGACTAATTGTCAGATTGATAAACGAGAGACGAGAAGCTCCCGCTAGCTTCGCAACCCTAGCGATTCGTAACCGTTACCCCTCTCCTCGTACGCCTCTTTTTtctcgtttttatttttttctcgaTTCGCCGGCGTGGATCTCCAGGTCACTGTGTGGAGAGATTACTAGATCATGTACAAGGAGAGGGGAACGCGTGGATCGAAGTCGGAGGTGATGGATCGGAAACGGGTAAACGAGGCTCACGATAATAACCGAGCGTCGTATTCGATGTCTCACACCGTCAGTGGAAAGGGGAAGGCAGCTTCGAACTCCGTCACGATAGGGAAGCAATTGAATCATCATGACCACCACAGAAACAGCCGCGATCCTCGTTCCAAAGCCACCATTTCCGACGGTAAtcattctatattttttttttcgtccCTCTATTGCTCTTATTGTAGTATATCATCGTGATCGCAGATTATTCGATTACAGTTCGTAACCTAGGGTTTGCTTCTCGTCTTGGTTATAGCTCAAACAACGGTTAATTTTCAAAGCTAGAAAATACTGATCCTTTGACGCAGCTTTTGTTTCTGATTCcatcaaatgtttttttatttgtttggggaaaatgtttattttaggAATGGAAAAATTATTTGGTTGTGGTTATATTAGCTGTAGATGTATCAGACACAGACAGCGAAGAATCTGAGGTCAGTGGTTCCGAAGGGGAGGACACCTCGTGGATATCTTGGTTCTGCAACTTGCGTGGGAACGAGTTCTTTTGTGAAGTTGATGATGATTACATCCAGGATGACTTCAACTTGTGTGGCCTCAACCATCAAGTTCCCTACTACGACTATGCCCTTGATTTGATTTTGGATGTTGATTTTTCTCAGGGTTAGTCACTCTTTACCCCATATGATTATGTGTTTTCATGGCATTGAAGTGAACgcatttttgtttctttgtttgatttggATTAACAGGTGAGAGGTTTACAGACGAACAGAATGAATTGGTGGAGTCAGCTGCAGAGATGCTATATGGAATGATTCATGCTCGTTACATTTTGACCAGCAAAGGCCTGGCTTCTATGGTAATaatttaactcttttttttttttgtaaataaatccTAGTAGAGCATAGTCTAATGATTTTTAGTTCATTACGAATGATTTTTTTGCAGTTAGACAAATACAAAAACTATGACTTTGGAAGATGCCCAAGAGTTTATTGTTGTGGACAGCCTTGTTTACCGGTTGGTCAATCGGATATCCCTCGATCAAGCACCGTAAAGATATATTGCCCCAAATGTGAAGACGTGTATTACCCACGATCAAAATACCAAGGAAGTATCCTTTTTCATTTTCTACTCACACACACCTCACTTACATATAGATAATATGAAATGCTCTATAGTCTGGTTTTTGCTTCGTCTCACATTCCATAAATTCCTGTAATTATTGCTGTGTTTGTTGTGCTTTAACACGAAAAACAGACATAGATGGAGCATACTTTGGGACAACGTTTCCTCATCTGTTTCTGATGACGTATGGACATCTGAAGCCACAAAAGGCAGCGCAAAGCTACGTTCCAAGAGTGTTTGGGTTTAAGTTACACAAGCCGtgaaggaaagaaagaaagaaagaagcagGTACAAGAGCATATCATGCGTTTTGAGAGAAAGCAAAGGGACTTGTGGAGACAAAACAAAGAAGTAAAGAAAGCATATTTGTATCACGGGGATGGAActagtttctctttttttttttgtgtgtgtgtgactACATTAGCAAATCATGAATTGGTGAAGTAAAATCCCATATTAGCATTGTAATGCTTACCttgatgtttttgtttctcCCGCATTCAAATTTGTTAACGCAATTTACTCAAATTGCTTCTAGTAATGTCAGATTTATACGCTAATAGTctcaggattttttttttgatgtaaGCTAAAAGCCCATTGAGCCCAGACTGAAACCCAATGATCAACGGGCCAATGTTATGATTGAGCTGTCGCTTTCTCTGACCAGTGATGGAAAAAAGGTTTGTCAATATTTTTGTAAAGGTGGGTGTTGCTGCGAGCATATACCGCTGTAGATTacgtctctctctctattgCTTGGTGAAGAAGAGGGTCTTTTGATtggttttttctttctctacGGTAGCTAATCGAATCAAAAAGATTTTTGGCCTTCGTCGTCTCTGTTTGCAaccctaaactctctctctctccgacACGTTTGTTTTGGATCTCTTCCCAAaactgttcttttttttttctgttttggtaATAATGCGACCGTTTATGTCTGGCTCGAGAGCTTTGTTCAGCTTAATTTCACGTCGAAACGCAATCAGGAGCCCGATCAATCGCTCCGGGATCGTTCAGAGCAGTTCAATATGGAATCGATTTCGCCGATTTGGTTCTCTTCCGGGGGTGGAGAGATGCTCGTCTTACGGTTTGATGTcaaatgatgatgatggtggaaGAGTCTCTTTCGGTACTGGGAGCTTAATTCAGAGACGGCATTTTCTGGGTTGCGGAGATGGGGAAGAAGGTGGTGGTGAATTGTCAAAGATCTACGAAGAGCGCCGTGTCTTGGGGTAATTTTATTACatctaaaaacattgttttgaacCGATAAATCAATAATCGATGATTGTTGTGGAAGAGGAGGATTCAATTGAGTCAAATTGGTTTGATTGTAGACACAAGTTGTGTCTTCCTTTTTGTCAATTTTAAGATGAGTTTGCTTTTTGTCGGACATGGATggttgtaattattgaatgtgaGTTATTCTTGATTGTTATTGTTTCTTCTTATGGCAGGTATTCTCAGGAGCAATTGTTTAATGTAGTTCTAGCTGTAGACTTGTACCACGGCTTTGTTCCTTGGTGTCAACGCTCCGAGGTTCTTAAAGAATATCCTGATGGCTCTTTCGACGCTGAACTCGAGATTGGTTTCAAGTTTCTTGTCGAGAGTTACATCTCCCATGTTGAGTTCGAAAGACCCAAATGGATTAAGGTAATCGACTCTTTTTTGTTTCAGCTTTCTCTTTGTTTGATTTGGGTGACTGATGACGGCATGCTTTTTCAGACAACAGCGAGAGACACCGGCCTGTTTGACCATTTGATCAACCTCTGGCAGTTCAAGCCAGGTCCCATTCCAGGAACCTGCGAGCTTTCTATTCTTGTCGATTTCAAATTCAACTCACCTCTCTATCGCCAGgtacataaaaacaaaacaaaactattaCACAAAACCTTTTCAGTTCTTGTAGGTGCCAAATGCTAGTAAAACTTTGAAAGTgtatctcttttttctttttgtttcattgAAGGTGGCTTCGATGTTCTTAAAAGAGGTAGCAACAAGGCTCATTGGGGCGTTTAGTGACCGATGCCGACTTGTGTATGGTCCTGGAGTTCCTGTCGATGCAAACTCATATGAACAAAAAGCTTGATACATATAATCCTATAATCTATTAAATGAAACTAACAATTATCAGGTTAGTTTGCATGTTGTTTGCTAGAGAGAGAGCGATTACCCCATAGCTTTTTgttgcaattttttttcatatatgaaTTGCTTTTGCATTATCAACACATTAGATGTTTGTTTAAATGTAAAAGCTGAATTTAATTACATccttttctccttttcttttggGAGTCTTATTCACAAAATGTCTTTTTTTAGTGTAGATTATGAATCAGTGATGATCACAACGCACATGCTGACGTATGTGGTAGCATAACTTGTAGGAATAAGCTTTCAAAAGCTTTAAAAATGAAGTAGGGAGGAATTCGATTAGATAGAAATTGAACATTGTAAAGGGGAAATCAGAGATGTTAAGGTGTCAGTCAGAATCTAGtcataaccattgaactcaaATGAAGAAATGGTCTTCTTCAGTCCGGTGTGTTAGTCCTGTAAGTGATGCTTCTTCCTAAAAACCGATGTTCCATTTGATTGTATGTGGTTAAAATAAATTCTGTTAAACGACAAAATTTGAGCTTACATATCTTTGGAAGAGATGGATACTTCAATGCATAAGTTTTTTGTGCCCCACGTGTATCATATTCTTATCTTCCAAGTCTGGTGCAAATGAAGAAACCAGGAGAAGGGATGAAAGGGACCTTGCTTAACTACCATACTTCTGTTGATATGTTATCtgaataattaaattaagtaTAAACCCTCATCCCCTTCACATTCTTATGGATTCAATGCGCTTGGAGAGATTTGGAGTAAGCAAGTTGCTGTATATCTGAGccatatgttttttatatagatGCTAAAAGATTACCAACTCATTTTATTTACACTACTGTTGTTCTTCGTGGATGATGAGAGATCATCCATACAGTTGCTCGTTATCTCTTCTTAAAAGGCAAACAATTGGTACAAATTTACAAAAGTCTGTTATTTTTATCTATCTGTTACTAACAAGTCACAAGATCTTGTCGATTATGAGGTTTTGGATAACTAGTGATGTCCATCAGGATTTGGTGATTAGTCATATTTGGGGAAGACAGAGATCACATTGCACATCTCACAGTTTAGCAACTCTTCATGTCCTAACCAATGAGTCTCGTTATTTTTTGTCATTATACTGACCAATGTGAATGTAATTATGTAACCATCTATTATCTGTGAAGAACTTGTGGTTAACAAAGACCTACGTTTGTGACTTGTAAGGCAGGTAATGAAAAGTTTATTAAACCTTTAAATCTTTGTCTGAAAAATAAAACTGTACTGCAGTTCTCATTTAACCTCATTTGTACTGCTGGTTCAATGAACTGATAAAAACTTGTACTGCACAAATGATCTCAAAGAACATGCTCAGAAACAAATGTCTAATAATACACCATTACATAATTCTTTCTGAGGTCATCTCCAATcctactccattttctactccaaacatcattttggagtaaaatcctTTCTAACCCCACTTcattttcaactccaaaatggagtaatggctagggttactccatttagggcatctccaacctaATTCcattttttacttcaaaatttagtaaaagtgaatatggggTAACAAATGCTCCAACTCAACTCCATATTTcactccattttgaagtttactccataaatggagtaatctattttttgtttgttcatgactcTATTATGGAGTGGAGAATGGAGTAGGGTTGTAGCATTTctactccatattcacttttactctattttagaggaaaaaatggagttttacattggagatgctcttatggagtaatcttacacattactccattttggagttgaactttttttatttatgaaatggtccTTTAAATCTATAATGTTCttatttcttacttaaataatatttaaaaatgatacaataacatgaaaataagatatttcattatttaataaattgaCATTCGCGGTTCGCTATTGTAAAATGACTTTTTcgtttttgaaaataaaagaatgtGTTACATGACATCATGACTACatgtataattttacaaaacatGATAATTCAGGATGAGCGTGAACTCGATGCACCAATTGAAGTTGTAAAAGAAGCTCCACCTCTAGAGATCGAAAttgcaaaaaatgaaaatgtctGATTTCAATATTTCTTGCTCGATTTAggaatatcaaaaataaatatgttctttttcattacgaaatgcattagttgatcatttgtggaaaaaatattctaatgttCATTATtgaaccaatttatatattatgttttattctatttttatgattttttaccttttaataataaatttttaatttaaataaattatatttaaggcatttttgcaaatataaaatagttggggttaattgataaacttttataagtatatgatattattaacaattattaactatttttggagtaaaaaatagagtaatacatTAGAGTAAAacattactctattttagagttgcaccattttgaaataaaatttggaataatacattggagatgctctcaGTTGATACAGATAagtatttggaatatttccaaatatcttattatttattttgttaaatatattgaattagataattaccttttatttgtattttctatattttagtggttttcctattttagttaagattatgattttctagatttaaggatttattataaataggcaTTCAAGCCTAAAGTTGTATTCAGActttgaaaattaataaacgAGCTTTTGCTTTATACCTTGAAAGggatttgattaaattcatcttTACAAGAAGTTGGTCTCAAGACGCTATCGAAAGAAACTCTTGATTGATCCAAGAACAGGTCTCTAGAATCCTAAAAGTTCTTTGATCGACCGTTCACCCTATCGTCCGCtgcatcagttggtatcagagcttcgtCTCTTTGGTTTCTTAATCAAAGAACGATTCTGGATGTCATGGTGAATGCGAACATCTATCCTATCCAGGACGAAAATCCTTTTGTTGAGAAAGCCGAAAACTTTGAGATCTATCGAGAGATCTACGGTGATCCGATCTACGACGTCTACGAAGATGATGTCTGTGTTGTCGACTTTGTCTTCAATGAAGATTCTTTTACAAATTTCGTTTGTGCAAAAATAGGACCGGACGAGATCCGTGCAAAATTCGTACAGGACGAGTTTCGTGCGAATTTCAGGCAAAGACAAAAGATCAGGCTTTGTGCAAATTTCGGATTTGAAGATACATATTTGAAGATTTCAACCACGAAAAACCGATttaagattcgaggacgaatcttttCCAATCCGGAGAGAATGATACAGATAagtatttggaatatttccaaatatcttattatttattttgttaaatatattgaattagataattaccttttatttgtattttctatattttagtggttttcctattttagttaagattatgattttctagatttaaggatttattataaataggcaTTCAAGCCTAAAGTTGTATTCAGActttgaaaattaataaatgagCTTTTGCTTTATACCTTGAAAGggatttgattaaattcatcttTACAAGAAGTTGGTCTCAAGACGCTATCGAAAGAAACTCTTGATTGATCCAAGAACAGGTCTCTAGAATCCTAAAAGTTCTTTGATCGACCGTTCACCCTATCGTCCGCTGTATCATCAGTCATCATCAGTCATCATGAGATCAAGCCTACTCCACTTCAATCAGAGTTGATTCCACTACATCAAAATTTATTCCGTATCATAACTGTATCACATTTTGAACTtgacaaagaaaattaaacgaTAGTAGATAagttattatcatatatattattgtttttttcattaCAAAAAACTGAAGAtgttaatattacatttttttttgttttcttcacatattaaaaagaaataaaaagatttaCCAATTCACATAGGCGTTTTTCTTGTACTCCCAAAATTgcatttttttcttagaaatgtaaaataaagctaataatgaaaaagaaaaaaaagagacaacCCCTTGAAAAAGAGAGGTTTCTTCAccttatattttctttttatcatttttttgtttcccTGAGTTTTTCATATTCGAACCATTAACCAGCTTTTACTGCAATTGACGTTAATGGATTCTtctcactttttaaaaaaaatcttccaGTTTGAAATAAGGAGGAACCGAACTAGGCAGCAACAACAGTTCCAGTTTGTAAAGCATAGTCACGAGATCtagttggagaagaagaagagcttctCTTTTCATTTCTTCTCATAGCTTTCACAGATGAAGACAGATTACGTTTCTTCTCTTTCGCTTCGTCTTTATTTATCTGTTCTTCTCTACACTCTTCGCTACAGAACGGTGTGTCTCCTCTGTTTTTCGCACAAATCAAAACATTCATAATCAGACACGATATAGTTCTtcttaaaataacaaaatggcAAATAAAGAATCAGGGTTTCTTCTATCGTTGACTAAAAAGGATCAAAATCTAACGTAAAGTATCTATATAGAGAAATTAATTAAGATCTAAGTGGAACAAAGATACGTACCTGTACATGAAGATGTCTCTGTTATTACCAAGACGCTTCTTACAGAGAGAACAGGAGTCCAAGAAATGAGGAAGTGATTGTTGTCCGAAAGAGCTATGGTCGAATCTAAAATCATGGAACTTCCCAGGAACAACAACGGATCTGGGTGAGTACTGATGGTAATTATAGTAACTCTGAGGATGGTACCGATTCATGTTTTTGtataaagaagaaggagatgaaacTCCAGCTTCCatatcagcttcttcttctttgaaatAAGGCTTTCTCTTGGGAACGTCCATTttctctaactttttttttgtctttcttgTTGTTCTTTAAGATGAGAAGAGAGAGGTTTGGTATGGAGGAGACTTGAAGGAAAATGGAGCTTACTTTTATAGCAATGGAAGGATAGGTTTATTTCTAGtttaagagagagaaagttaagGAAATGCAGCGAAGTTTGAGgaaagaatataaaaaagaaagtgacgagaagaggagagagagaatctATTGGCTTCTTTGTTGACAAACCCGccttttctttatttgtttacTTAACTTTGTTGAATTTTCATAATAATTCAAACTACCTAAACCATTATGAGGAATAATTGAGGCAGTCACATAATATGATAGTTTTCCTCTGTTTGTAGGCATTTTTCTTAATCAAATCAAGGCTCTTTTATTCAGTAACACAGTTTTGCTAgtatattgaagtatataattttcttgATACTAAAAACAATCAGCCTAGAAAATTGGATCAAAAAAGTCTAATCTTGTGTGTTTAAGATAATCTAAGTTAAACGGATACAtaacttaatatatttaaattctgaataaaaaataaataaataacaaaaagtaTTTATGTTTGTTACTGAACTTTAATTAAAAGTATTATGTTCTGAATGATAATAGCTACTTAACTATAGAATGATGCAATACAatattaatgaattaaaataaaatgcacCGAAGGGATGATGTCAAAAAATGTGGGATAAAATTATATGTGTGACATGATAAAATTGTAAAGTAACAAAGGATAAATTTGACTATTTATAAAcaatttcatcttcttttttcttaataaacttttctttttgatttttttttgtcaaaaaaccttttcttttgattaCTGACCTTTTGTAAGCATGAATATGTTATTCAGCTACTTATAAAATTCAACTCAGCCATTAATGACTTTTGTCTGCATAGTGTTTACACTATGTAACTTCTTATACGAATACACAAAATCTgttgtttcatattaagtttagttttaacattttctttttgttatataaaaagtgtcattttaaaattttaatgtaaatttaattactttcagtttaaatataattataaagtgcgttgattttataaataattttatttatcacaaatactattggtcaaatatatgtaaataatataaatttaattatattttgctCACTTTATTAATTTGTgtgaaaaagttaaaataacatttatttagaaacagagaaaatattttttagcattttgtaaatatattgattaataaaatattacaaacatcatctactttattaaaatagaaatacacatatagaataacccttaaaattcatttttatttacaacCAAATGTCACAGACAATTTTATTagtttcatattaaaaattaatgtctTCTCCATCTATTCATTCTTTCATAAAGCAACGCAAATAAACTACAATAAATGAAACTAATTAAAAACATGACAACTAACAATACATTTAGATtcacaacaaaaaaattagCAAATCTGTAAACTTTCCTATTTATTTGGTAAAAATATAGTccaacttaaattatattatccAAGTTGgatttatcattttttaaaagctAAACTCACATATATTCATGAATTAACTCGATTTTGTTATCATAGTGTGATCAAATgcacgtttattttttttaagaaaaaaactaataacTATAAGAGAAATTATATTACAGCAATATTTGTATTATATGAGATTTTTTGTCAGCATttatactataatttttatagaatatataatagtgtaaaaaattaattatgttacATAAACAAAAACACCCTCTCAGTCGGACGAGTTCAAATCTAGTTTCGTATTAATCGGCATGTTTAACAGTCAATACCTTCATTTTccataaactttttttaaaaagacaccATAATATAAGAGGGttacaattaaattaaataacttttaaCGTTTACCCATTGACCATGTCAGTTATATTTACTCCAGGGTAGACTGTGCAACAAATATTTAATGTCTACcgatatttgaacaaaaaaaaaaatgtctacCGATATTTGTtgtctattttatttaataatcatAGTGTTAGTACTAAATATCATCATTAACCTAAATGGCAACGCAATTGGATTCCATGTAAATATGTGGCAACAGTGTTATTGAAGCTAAAGAGTGAGGGACATAAATGTAGTTCAATACCTGCAAAAAAATCTTCGAGGATCGTCGAGGGGACCACAAGCGCGTGATCTTGCGTGTTACGTAAACTGTCTCACCAATTGTATCTTTTCTTTATTGGGAGGATGCGTAAATTATTAATAGAATTAATACGAcgtctttttctctctttttatagatttttctCACCGTTACGAGTGACGTTTAGGAAGACTTTGAAGAAGCTTTGTGCGATACCACCGCGCACTTGaagattttcaaaaatcatattttttttttacaaatctCAGTATTATATTAAGctacaaaaatcataattgcTTTAGCTTATTAATAAAAAGCTTAATCTAATTTAGAACATGTAGTTACATTTACCTTTTCTTCCcacaaaagaaataaacttaATATAATACTGAGATTTATGTGAAGTCACGATTGGTTTGGATAATTCGATCAAACAAAAAATGAATTGTACATTTTTTATTATCGGAATAACTAATAAAGgatgccctttttcaaaaaagaaaaactaatagaGTATTTGCATTGCATATACATGGAAAAAAGTATAATTAGGTATATGGTATGTGTActgtttatttttcaaatatactCGACATATCCTTAGggcatcattattggtgggcagcccttaactttttttttttttttttttttttttgttcatcaaacACTTAAGGGCACATAAGGGCAGCCCTTAGATAAGGGCTGCCCTTATGTGCCCTTAAGTgttgatgaacaaaaaaaaaaaaaaaaaaaaagttaagggctgcccaccaataatgatggCCTTATATCTACATATGCTGCCTACTCTAATTAgctaacataaataataattatttttcttttctcagaTATCAAGATATGTATTAATCCAACAGGTGTCcttgtaaaagattattttggTCTTCGTTGTCAAGAAGtccaattaaacaaaaaaaccaCTTCCCTTTTTCTCAGA contains these protein-coding regions:
- the LOC108842937 gene encoding casein kinase II subunit beta-2 isoform X1, translating into MYKERGTRGSKSEVMDRKRVNEAHDNNRASYSMSHTVSGKGKAASNSVTIGKQLNHHDHHRNSRDPRSKATISDAVDVSDTDSEESEVSGSEGEDTSWISWFCNLRGNEFFCEVDDDYIQDDFNLCGLNHQVPYYDYALDLILDVDFSQGERFTDEQNELVESAAEMLYGMIHARYILTSKGLASMLDKYKNYDFGRCPRVYCCGQPCLPVGQSDIPRSSTVKIYCPKCEDVYYPRSKYQGNIDGAYFGTTFPHLFLMTYGHLKPQKAAQSYVPRVFGFKLHKP
- the LOC108842937 gene encoding casein kinase II subunit beta-2 isoform X2, giving the protein MYKERGTRGSKSEVMDRKRVNEAHDNNRASYSMSHTVSGKGKAASNSVTIGKQLNHHDHHRNSRDPRSKATISDDVSDTDSEESEVSGSEGEDTSWISWFCNLRGNEFFCEVDDDYIQDDFNLCGLNHQVPYYDYALDLILDVDFSQGERFTDEQNELVESAAEMLYGMIHARYILTSKGLASMLDKYKNYDFGRCPRVYCCGQPCLPVGQSDIPRSSTVKIYCPKCEDVYYPRSKYQGNIDGAYFGTTFPHLFLMTYGHLKPQKAAQSYVPRVFGFKLHKP
- the LOC108842939 gene encoding uncharacterized protein LOC108842939; this encodes MRPFMSGSRALFSLISRRNAIRSPINRSGIVQSSSIWNRFRRFGSLPGVERCSSYGLMSNDDDGGRVSFGTGSLIQRRHFLGCGDGEEGGGELSKIYEERRVLGYSQEQLFNVVLAVDLYHGFVPWCQRSEVLKEYPDGSFDAELEIGFKFLVESYISHVEFERPKWIKTTARDTGLFDHLINLWQFKPGPIPGTCELSILVDFKFNSPLYRQVASMFLKEVATRLIGAFSDRCRLVYGPGVPVDANSYEQKA
- the LOC108839875 gene encoding FCS-Like Zinc finger 2, which codes for MDVPKRKPYFKEEEADMEAGVSSPSSLYKNMNRYHPQSYYNYHQYSPRSVVVPGKFHDFRFDHSSFGQQSLPHFLDSCSLCKKRLGNNRDIFMYRGDTPFCSEECREEQINKDEAKEKKRNLSSSVKAMRRNEKRSSSSSPTRSRDYALQTGTVVAA